One genomic segment of Rubritalea squalenifaciens DSM 18772 includes these proteins:
- a CDS encoding response regulator transcription factor, with amino-acid sequence MKILVVEDNDFLRETLVEALTEEGYVVDSSADGEDGLFQATECNYDLIILDVMLPEKDGWEVLKGIRSHPSCNNVAVIMLTARDGTEDRVKGLDGGADDYLTKPFKLMELFARIRSIMRRSAGPERASELMVGDVTVNTNTRSIFKNGVDVAATTLEYNLVEALLAKRGEVVSRNDLYMKLFSEEKEVTSNILDVYICNVRNKLGKEFIMTKRGYGYYISA; translated from the coding sequence ATGAAAATTCTGGTTGTAGAGGATAACGATTTCCTGCGCGAGACTCTGGTGGAAGCCCTGACTGAGGAAGGGTATGTGGTAGACTCCTCTGCCGATGGTGAAGATGGCCTTTTCCAAGCGACGGAGTGCAACTATGACCTGATCATCCTGGATGTCATGCTGCCGGAGAAAGACGGCTGGGAAGTGCTCAAGGGAATCCGTAGTCATCCCTCCTGCAACAACGTCGCCGTCATCATGCTCACCGCTCGTGACGGCACTGAGGATCGTGTGAAAGGCCTTGATGGAGGGGCTGATGACTACCTGACCAAACCATTCAAGCTGATGGAACTCTTTGCGCGTATCCGCTCTATCATGAGACGCTCCGCAGGGCCTGAGCGAGCCTCTGAGTTGATGGTCGGCGATGTGACGGTGAATACCAATACCCGCAGCATCTTCAAGAATGGCGTGGATGTGGCCGCCACTACTCTGGAATATAATCTGGTGGAAGCCTTGCTTGCCAAGCGCGGAGAAGTAGTCAGCAGGAACGATCTCTACATGAAGCTTTTCTCCGAGGAGAAAGAGGTCACTTCCAATATCCTGGATGTCTACATCTGTAACGTCCGCAACAAGCTTGGTAAGGAATTCATCATGACCAAGCGTGGCTACGGCTACTACATCAGCGCCTAA